The following proteins are encoded in a genomic region of Mycolicibacterium rutilum:
- the steA gene encoding putative cytokinetic ring protein SteA — protein MKMSALLTRNASSRPGITGTARVDRDIDRLLRRISPGDIVVIDALDLDRITADALVEAGVTAVVNASPSISGRYPNLGPEVLVANGITLIDNTGPDVFKKVKDGARVRLHEGGIYSGDRRLILGAERTDHEIHELMHEAKSGLVAHLEAFAGNTIEFIRSESPLLIDGIGIPDIDVDLNRRHVVIVAEDDGAAADLRALKPFIKEYQPVLVGVGTGADVLRKAGYRPQLIVGDPDKISAEVLRCGAQVVLPADADGHAAGLERIQDLGVGAMTFPAAGSAADLALLLCDHHGASLIVTAGHTASIEEFFDRSRQQSNPSTFLTRLKVGEKLVDAKAVATLYRSRVSGGAIALLVLAMLVAVIVALWVARVDAALLDWVVDYWNRFSLWVQGWVT, from the coding sequence ATGAAGATGTCAGCGCTGCTCACCCGTAATGCCAGTTCACGACCGGGCATCACCGGCACCGCCCGCGTCGACCGCGACATCGACCGACTGCTGCGCCGCATCAGCCCCGGGGACATCGTCGTCATCGACGCCCTGGACCTCGACCGCATCACCGCCGACGCGCTCGTCGAGGCGGGCGTCACCGCCGTCGTCAACGCCTCCCCGTCGATCTCGGGGCGCTACCCGAACCTGGGCCCCGAGGTTCTGGTCGCCAACGGCATCACGCTGATCGACAACACCGGGCCCGACGTCTTCAAGAAGGTCAAGGACGGCGCGCGGGTGCGCCTGCACGAGGGCGGCATCTACAGCGGCGACCGCCGGCTGATCCTGGGCGCCGAGCGCACCGACCACGAGATCCACGAACTCATGCACGAGGCCAAGAGCGGGTTGGTGGCCCACCTCGAGGCGTTCGCCGGCAACACGATCGAGTTCATCCGCAGCGAGAGCCCGTTGCTCATCGACGGCATCGGCATCCCCGACATCGACGTCGACCTCAACCGCCGTCACGTTGTGATCGTCGCCGAGGACGACGGCGCGGCCGCCGACCTGCGGGCGCTCAAGCCGTTCATCAAGGAGTACCAGCCGGTGCTGGTCGGCGTCGGCACCGGCGCCGACGTGCTGCGCAAGGCGGGCTACCGTCCGCAGCTGATCGTCGGCGACCCCGACAAGATCAGCGCCGAGGTGCTGCGGTGCGGCGCGCAGGTCGTGCTGCCCGCCGACGCCGACGGGCACGCCGCCGGGTTGGAGCGCATCCAGGACCTCGGCGTCGGAGCGATGACGTTCCCGGCCGCCGGTTCGGCCGCCGACCTGGCGCTGCTGCTGTGCGACCACCACGGCGCGTCGCTGATCGTCACCGCCGGCCACACCGCGAGCATCGAGGAGTTCTTCGACCGCTCGCGGCAGCAGAGCAACCCGTCGACGTTTCTGACCCGGCTCAAGGTGGGCGAGAAACTCGTCGACGCCAAAGCCGTCGCGACGCTGTACCGCAGCCGGGTCTCGGGCGGGGCCATCGCGCTGCTGGTGCTGGCGATGCTGGTCGCGGTGATCGTCGCGCTGTGGGTGGCGCGGGTGGACGCCGCGCTGCTGGACTGGGTCGTCGATTACTGGAACCGGTTCTCGCTGTGGGTCCAGGGCTGGGTCACCTAG
- a CDS encoding NAD kinase: protein MNTERTILMVVHTGREEATEVARRVQKVLGDNGIALKVLSAEAVDRGPVHLSPDDMRALGVEIEVVDAEERAAEGCELVLVLGGDGTFLRAAELARNVEIPVLGVNLGRIGFLAEAEADNIDAVLDHVVARDYSVEERMTLDVVVRVGGEIVDRGWALNEASLEKGPRLGVLGAVLEVDGRPVSSFGCDGVLVATPTGSTAWAFSAGGPILWPDLEAILVVPNNAHALFARPMVTSPDAAIAIEIEARGHDALVFCDGRREMVVPAGGRLEVTRCGTPVKWVRLDSAPFTDRLVRKFRLPVTGWRGQ, encoded by the coding sequence GTGAACACCGAACGGACCATCCTCATGGTCGTGCACACCGGTCGCGAGGAGGCCACCGAGGTCGCGCGACGGGTCCAGAAAGTGCTCGGCGACAACGGGATCGCGCTCAAAGTGCTCTCCGCCGAAGCGGTCGACCGCGGCCCGGTGCACCTGTCGCCGGACGACATGCGCGCGCTCGGCGTCGAGATCGAGGTGGTCGACGCCGAGGAGCGGGCCGCCGAGGGATGCGAACTGGTCCTCGTGCTCGGCGGCGACGGCACCTTCTTGCGCGCGGCCGAACTCGCCCGCAACGTCGAGATCCCGGTGCTGGGCGTCAACCTCGGCCGCATCGGATTCCTCGCCGAGGCCGAAGCCGACAACATCGATGCGGTGCTCGACCATGTCGTGGCGCGCGACTACAGCGTCGAGGAACGGATGACGCTCGACGTCGTGGTCCGGGTGGGCGGCGAGATCGTCGACCGGGGCTGGGCGCTGAACGAGGCCAGCCTCGAGAAGGGGCCGCGCCTCGGGGTGCTGGGCGCCGTGCTCGAGGTCGACGGTCGGCCGGTGTCGTCCTTCGGCTGCGACGGGGTGCTGGTCGCGACGCCCACCGGGTCGACGGCGTGGGCGTTCTCGGCGGGCGGGCCCATTCTGTGGCCGGACCTGGAGGCGATTCTGGTCGTACCCAACAACGCGCACGCACTGTTCGCCCGCCCGATGGTCACCAGCCCCGACGCGGCGATCGCGATCGAGATCGAGGCCAGGGGCCATGACGCGCTGGTGTTCTGCGACGGCCGACGGGAAATGGTGGTGCCTGCCGGCGGGCGCCTCGAGGTGACCCGCTGCGGCACACCGGTGAAGTGGGTGCGCCTCGACAGCGCCCCGTTCACCGACCGTCTGGTGCGCAAGTTCCGGTTGCCGGTCACAGGGTGGCGCGGTCAGTAG
- the tyrS gene encoding tyrosine--tRNA ligase: MGTPNILDELEWRGLVAQSTDRDALAEALSAGPVTVYSGFDPTAPSLHAGHLIPLLTLRRFQQSGHRPIVLAGGATGMIGDPRETGERTLNTADTVAEWADRIRGQLERFVEFDDTASGAIIENNLSWTGPLSAIEFLRDIGKYFSVNVMLDRETVRRRLEGEGISYTEFSYMLLQANDYVELHRRHNCTLQVGGSDQWGNIIAGVRLVRQKDSATVHALTTPLVTDSEGKKFGKSTGGGSLWLDPEMTSPYAWYQYFINTADADVVRYLRWFTFLSPDDLAELDEATRERAHERAAQRRLARELTTLVHGEAATRSVEHASQALFGRAELAELDESTLAAALREASNNQVAELAPGGPDAITDLLVASGLAASKGAARRTVAEGGVYVNNTRVASDDWTPQSEDFLYGRWLVLRRGKRNIAGVQRTG; encoded by the coding sequence ATGGGCACGCCGAACATCCTCGACGAACTGGAATGGCGTGGGCTGGTCGCACAGTCCACCGACCGCGACGCGCTGGCCGAGGCGCTGTCCGCCGGACCTGTCACCGTCTATTCGGGTTTCGATCCGACGGCCCCCAGCCTGCACGCCGGACATCTCATCCCACTGCTGACGCTGCGGCGCTTCCAGCAGTCCGGGCACCGTCCGATCGTGCTGGCCGGCGGCGCCACCGGCATGATCGGCGACCCCCGCGAGACCGGTGAGCGGACACTCAACACCGCCGACACCGTCGCCGAATGGGCCGACCGGATCCGCGGGCAGCTCGAGCGGTTCGTCGAGTTCGACGACACCGCCAGCGGCGCGATCATCGAGAACAACCTGTCCTGGACGGGTCCGTTGTCGGCGATCGAATTCCTGCGCGACATCGGGAAGTACTTCTCGGTCAACGTGATGCTCGACCGCGAGACCGTGCGGCGCCGGCTCGAAGGCGAAGGCATCTCCTACACCGAGTTCAGCTACATGCTGCTGCAGGCCAACGATTACGTGGAGTTGCACCGGCGCCACAACTGCACATTGCAGGTCGGCGGCTCCGACCAGTGGGGCAACATCATCGCCGGGGTACGGCTGGTGCGCCAGAAGGACAGCGCAACGGTGCATGCGCTGACGACGCCGTTGGTCACCGACTCCGAAGGCAAGAAGTTCGGCAAGTCGACCGGCGGCGGCAGCCTGTGGCTGGACCCGGAGATGACCAGTCCCTACGCCTGGTACCAGTACTTCATCAACACCGCCGACGCCGACGTGGTGCGCTACCTGCGCTGGTTCACGTTCCTGTCGCCCGACGACCTGGCCGAACTCGACGAAGCGACGCGCGAACGCGCGCACGAGCGGGCGGCACAGCGGCGACTGGCGCGTGAACTCACCACGTTGGTGCACGGCGAGGCCGCGACCCGGTCGGTCGAACACGCCAGCCAGGCGTTGTTCGGCCGCGCTGAACTGGCCGAACTCGATGAGTCGACGCTGGCGGCGGCGTTGCGGGAGGCCAGCAACAACCAGGTAGCGGAGTTGGCGCCGGGCGGGCCGGATGCGATCACCGACCTGCTGGTGGCCAGTGGCCTGGCGGCGAGCAAGGGGGCCGCGCGGCGCACCGTCGCCGAGGGTGGGGTGTACGTCAACAACACCCGCGTCGCGAGCGACGACTGGACCCCGCAGTCCGAGGACTTCCTATATGGGCGGTGGTTGGTGTTGCGGCGTGGCAAGCGCAACATCGCCGGCGTGCAACGCACCGGATGA
- the recN gene encoding DNA repair protein RecN: MLSEIRIESLGAISTATAEFDRGFTVLTGETGTGKTMVVTGLHLLGGARADANRVRSGADRAVVEGRFTTTELTDDVAALVDEILDSSGAERDDDGSIIAARSVSRDGPSRAYLGGRSVPAKSLSSFTTELLTLHGQNDQLRLIRPEEQRAALDRFADVEGPLKKYRTARDEWVAARRDLIDRRQRTRELAQEADRLKFSLDEIDAVAPEPGEDNALVDDIRRLSELDALRESVQTARAALAGPDDPSPEDVSASHGVAHAKSALESTGDTALVSLAQQLSEAVAVIASVSGELGSFLSGLPDDASALETKLARQAELRTLTRKYAPDIDGVLAWARESRDRLAQLDVSEQALTGLERRVEELQRKVVAAAADLTKARTKAAKGLSKAVTAELGGLAMADAEFTVSVGPLAAKADDSAPLTLPSGDVVHAGRDGVDLVEFGFAAHRGTDVLPLNKSASGGELSRVMLALEVVLAASVEGTTMVFDEVDAGVGGRAAVQIGRRLARLADTHQVIVVTHLPQVAAYADVHLVVDSGGGKLKASKVLRLDDDARVAELARMLAGLGESDSGRAHARELLEAAQKDRAEA, from the coding sequence GTGCTCTCCGAGATCCGTATCGAGTCCCTGGGCGCGATCAGCACCGCGACCGCCGAGTTCGACCGTGGGTTCACGGTGCTGACAGGCGAGACCGGCACCGGCAAGACGATGGTGGTGACCGGCCTGCACCTGCTGGGTGGCGCCCGCGCCGACGCCAACCGGGTGCGCTCGGGCGCCGACCGCGCTGTCGTTGAAGGACGTTTCACCACAACAGAACTCACCGATGACGTCGCCGCCCTCGTCGACGAGATCCTCGATTCTTCCGGTGCCGAACGCGACGACGACGGCAGCATCATCGCGGCGCGCTCGGTCAGCCGCGACGGCCCGTCGCGGGCCTACCTCGGTGGGCGCAGCGTGCCCGCGAAGTCGCTGAGCAGCTTCACCACCGAACTACTCACCCTGCACGGGCAGAACGATCAGTTGCGGCTGATCCGGCCCGAGGAGCAGCGCGCGGCGCTCGACCGGTTCGCCGATGTGGAGGGGCCGCTGAAGAAGTACCGCACCGCCCGCGACGAGTGGGTGGCCGCGCGTCGGGACCTGATCGACCGCAGGCAGCGGACCAGGGAACTGGCGCAGGAAGCCGATCGGCTCAAGTTCTCGCTGGACGAAATCGACGCCGTCGCACCCGAACCCGGCGAAGACAACGCGCTCGTCGACGACATCCGCCGGCTGTCCGAACTCGACGCGCTGCGCGAATCCGTCCAGACCGCGCGGGCGGCGCTGGCCGGCCCCGACGACCCGTCGCCGGAAGACGTTTCGGCATCGCACGGGGTCGCGCACGCCAAGTCGGCGTTGGAGTCCACCGGTGACACCGCGCTGGTGTCGCTGGCCCAACAGCTCAGCGAAGCCGTGGCCGTGATCGCCAGCGTCAGTGGCGAACTCGGCTCCTTCCTGTCCGGGCTGCCCGACGATGCCAGCGCGCTCGAAACCAAGCTCGCGCGGCAAGCCGAATTGCGCACGCTCACCCGCAAATACGCCCCCGACATCGACGGCGTCCTGGCCTGGGCACGCGAATCACGCGACCGCCTGGCCCAACTCGACGTGTCCGAGCAAGCGCTGACCGGTCTCGAGCGGCGTGTCGAGGAGTTGCAGCGCAAGGTCGTCGCGGCGGCCGCCGATTTGACCAAGGCGCGGACGAAGGCGGCCAAGGGCCTGTCCAAGGCGGTGACCGCCGAGCTCGGAGGGCTGGCGATGGCCGACGCCGAGTTCACCGTGTCGGTCGGACCGCTGGCCGCGAAGGCCGACGATTCCGCGCCGCTGACCCTGCCGTCCGGTGACGTCGTCCATGCCGGGCGCGACGGCGTCGATCTCGTCGAGTTCGGTTTCGCCGCCCATCGCGGCACCGACGTGCTGCCGCTGAACAAGAGCGCGTCGGGCGGCGAACTGTCGCGGGTGATGCTGGCGCTCGAGGTGGTGCTGGCCGCCTCGGTGGAGGGCACCACGATGGTCTTCGACGAGGTGGACGCCGGTGTCGGCGGACGGGCCGCAGTGCAGATCGGGCGCCGGTTGGCGCGGCTGGCCGACACCCATCAGGTCATCGTCGTCACCCACCTGCCGCAGGTCGCCGCCTACGCCGACGTGCACCTCGTGGTCGACAGCGGCGGCGGCAAGTTGAAGGCGAGCAAGGTGCTGCGCCTCGACGACGACGCCCGGGTGGCCGAGTTGGCGCGGATGCTCGCCGGTCTGGGCGAGTCCGACAGCGGCCGCGCCCACGCCCGCGAACTGCTCGAGGCCGCGCAGAAGGACCGCGCGGAAGCCTGA
- a CDS encoding TetR/AcrR family transcriptional regulator: MTTNAERKRPGRPPGPSDTRERILTVARELFARNGIDKTSIRAIAAQAGVDPALVHHYFGTKTQLFAAAIHIPIDPMDVIGPLKEIPVEDIGRTLPSMLLPLWESELGKGFIATLRSLLAGNDPSLFRSFLQDVITKEIGSRVDDPPGSGRVRVQFVASQLVGVVMARYILELEPFKSLPIEQIAETIAPNLQRYLTGELPGLS; the protein is encoded by the coding sequence TTGACGACCAACGCTGAGCGCAAACGGCCCGGGCGCCCACCCGGGCCGTCGGACACCCGTGAACGCATCCTGACCGTCGCACGAGAACTGTTCGCACGCAACGGAATCGACAAGACATCGATCCGCGCGATCGCGGCGCAGGCCGGCGTCGACCCCGCGCTGGTGCACCACTACTTCGGGACCAAGACCCAGTTGTTCGCGGCGGCGATCCACATCCCCATCGACCCGATGGATGTCATCGGTCCGCTCAAAGAGATCCCGGTGGAGGACATCGGCCGCACGCTGCCGTCGATGCTGTTGCCGCTGTGGGAATCGGAACTGGGCAAGGGCTTCATCGCGACGCTGCGGTCGCTGCTGGCCGGCAACGACCCGTCGCTGTTCCGGTCGTTCCTGCAGGATGTGATCACCAAGGAGATCGGCTCGCGGGTGGACGACCCGCCCGGCAGCGGCCGCGTGCGGGTGCAGTTCGTCGCATCGCAACTCGTCGGCGTGGTGATGGCCCGCTACATCCTCGAACTCGAACCGTTCAAGTCCCTGCCGATCGAGCAGATCGCCGAGACCATCGCGCCGAACCTGCAGCGCTACCTCACCGGCGAGTTACCCGGGCTGAGCTGA
- a CDS encoding tetratricopeptide repeat protein, producing MAEDRRGGNNGRPQRSAPRSSGPNRARRAQPRPDGDARQSAGPPLPERIEARQLAPDVRGELTTLDKSSADYVARHLVAAGELLDDDPAAALEHARAARTRAGRIAAVREAVGIAAYHCGDWAQALAELRAARRMGSRSPLLALIADCERGVGRPERAIELARSPEAAQLTGDDADELRIVVAGARSDLGQHEQALAVLSSPQPDPSRTGQTAARLFYMYAETLLALGRNDDARQWFLHAATADVDGLTDAEERITELS from the coding sequence GTGGCTGAGGACAGACGGGGCGGCAACAACGGGCGCCCACAGCGGTCGGCGCCGCGCTCCTCGGGACCGAATCGGGCCCGCCGCGCACAACCCCGACCCGACGGCGATGCGCGCCAGTCGGCCGGCCCGCCGCTGCCCGAACGCATCGAGGCCCGCCAGCTCGCGCCGGACGTGCGCGGCGAGCTGACCACGCTCGACAAGTCGTCCGCCGACTACGTGGCCCGGCATCTGGTCGCCGCCGGCGAACTGCTCGACGACGATCCCGCCGCCGCACTCGAACACGCGCGCGCCGCCCGCACTCGCGCCGGCCGGATCGCCGCGGTGCGCGAAGCGGTCGGCATCGCCGCCTACCACTGTGGTGACTGGGCGCAGGCGCTCGCCGAATTGCGCGCCGCGCGCCGAATGGGAAGTCGCTCACCGCTGTTGGCGCTCATCGCCGACTGCGAGCGCGGCGTCGGTCGTCCGGAACGGGCGATCGAACTGGCCCGCAGTCCCGAGGCCGCTCAGCTCACCGGCGACGACGCCGACGAACTGCGGATCGTGGTGGCCGGCGCCCGCTCGGATCTCGGTCAGCACGAGCAGGCCCTCGCGGTGCTGTCGAGCCCGCAGCCGGATCCCTCACGCACCGGGCAGACCGCCGCCCGGCTGTTCTACATGTACGCCGAAACGCTTCTGGCCCTTGGCCGTAACGATGACGCACGACAGTGGTTCCTCCACGCCGCGACCGCCGACGTCGACGGTCTCACCGACGCCGAAGAGCGCATCACGGAGCTCTCCTGA
- a CDS encoding HAD-IIA family hydrolase — protein sequence MSTLAQDHDCLLLDLDGTVFRGHEATEGAVDTLAAIDARTLYVTNNASRAPAEVAEHLHALGFAAEPDDVVTSAQSAAKLLADQLPSGAVVLVVGTDALAAEVSGVGLKPVRQFADGPVAVVQGHSPQTSWPDLAEAALAIRAGALWVAANVDLTLPSERGLLPGNGSMVAALRTATGGEPQVAGKPQPTLLNDALARGTFTAPLVVGDRLDTDIAGANAAGLPSLLVLTGVSTAAEMVRAALDERPDFLAPDLRSLTGPADALRIGPHPAWRVDVDAAAVTIHFTGADPGDELSVVRATASAVWDSGLDAASLAIAAGDDTARQAAHRWSLLTGPDRLA from the coding sequence GTGAGCACCCTCGCGCAGGACCACGACTGCCTGCTGCTCGACCTCGACGGCACCGTGTTCCGGGGGCACGAAGCGACCGAGGGCGCCGTCGACACCCTGGCCGCCATCGACGCGCGCACCCTTTACGTGACCAACAATGCGTCACGCGCCCCGGCCGAAGTCGCCGAGCACCTGCACGCGCTGGGCTTCGCCGCCGAGCCCGACGACGTGGTCACCAGCGCGCAGAGCGCCGCGAAACTGTTGGCCGACCAATTGCCCAGCGGCGCAGTGGTTCTCGTCGTCGGCACCGATGCACTGGCCGCCGAGGTCAGCGGCGTGGGCCTCAAACCCGTTCGGCAGTTCGCCGACGGCCCGGTCGCCGTGGTGCAGGGTCACTCGCCGCAGACGAGCTGGCCCGACCTGGCGGAGGCTGCGCTGGCCATCCGCGCCGGCGCACTGTGGGTCGCGGCGAACGTCGATCTGACCCTGCCGTCCGAACGCGGGTTGCTGCCCGGGAACGGCTCGATGGTCGCCGCGCTGCGGACGGCCACCGGCGGCGAACCCCAGGTCGCGGGCAAGCCCCAGCCGACGCTGCTCAACGATGCGCTCGCCCGCGGCACCTTCACTGCGCCGTTGGTGGTCGGCGACCGGCTCGACACCGACATCGCCGGCGCCAACGCCGCCGGGCTGCCGAGCCTGCTCGTGCTCACCGGAGTCAGCACCGCCGCGGAGATGGTCCGCGCCGCGCTCGACGAGCGACCGGACTTCCTGGCGCCGGACCTGAGGTCGTTGACCGGACCCGCGGACGCTTTGCGGATCGGCCCGCACCCGGCGTGGCGTGTCGATGTCGACGCGGCGGCCGTGACGATTCACTTCACCGGCGCCGACCCGGGCGATGAGCTGTCGGTGGTGCGCGCGACGGCCAGCGCGGTCTGGGATTCCGGGCTCGACGCCGCCTCGCTGGCCATCGCCGCCGGCGACGACACCGCGCGGCAGGCCGCGCACCGCTGGTCCCTGCTAACCGGTCCTGATCGACTAGCGTGA
- a CDS encoding DNA-3-methyladenine glycosylase → MTAHPLAVDPLTAARRLLGADLTGRGVSAMIVEVEAYGGPADGPWPDAAAHSFRGPTPRNRVMFGPPGRLYTYRSHGIHVCANVVCATDGVAGAVLLRAAAIEAGLSTAHARRGESVRPVGLARGPGNLCSALGITMDDNGIDLFDPDSPIQLTLDERADAADGPRVGVSKAADRPWRFWLTGRPEVSAYRRSPRAPALGESD, encoded by the coding sequence ATGACCGCGCATCCGCTGGCGGTCGATCCGCTGACCGCGGCCCGGCGCTTGCTCGGCGCCGACCTGACCGGCCGCGGCGTGAGCGCGATGATCGTCGAGGTCGAGGCCTACGGTGGGCCGGCCGATGGCCCGTGGCCTGACGCGGCGGCGCATTCGTTCCGCGGGCCGACACCGCGTAACCGGGTGATGTTCGGACCGCCGGGACGGCTGTACACCTACCGCAGCCACGGCATCCATGTATGCGCCAACGTGGTGTGCGCCACCGACGGGGTCGCCGGCGCGGTGCTGCTGCGGGCCGCCGCGATCGAGGCCGGGCTGAGTACCGCGCACGCCCGCCGCGGCGAATCGGTGCGGCCCGTCGGCCTGGCCCGCGGTCCGGGCAATCTGTGCTCGGCGCTCGGAATCACCATGGACGACAACGGGATCGACCTGTTCGACCCGGACAGCCCGATCCAGCTGACCCTCGATGAGCGGGCGGACGCCGCGGACGGTCCCCGGGTGGGCGTGAGTAAGGCTGCCGACCGGCCGTGGCGGTTCTGGTTGACCGGCCGACCGGAGGTGTCGGCGTATCGGCGCAGCCCGCGGGCACCGGCTCTCGGCGAGAGCGACTAG
- a CDS encoding ABC transporter ATP-binding protein yields MMTSSSDEFPARPRAAVDIAGLRVVRGGRPAVDDVSLRIAAGTITGLLGPSGCGKTTLIRSIVGTQIVAAGTVTVLGQPAGAAALRHRVGYVTQDPTIYDDLRVIDNVRYFAALYGTAPSDADDVVVVVGLEDHRTALCRNLSGGQRIRVSLACALVAHPDLLVLDEPTVGLDPVLRVELWAQFREMARRGTTLLVSSHVMDEADHCDELLLMREGRLLAQTTPAELREDTGCQSLEEAFLSVIKHSTAANAATG; encoded by the coding sequence ATGATGACTTCATCGTCTGATGAATTTCCTGCCCGGCCCCGCGCCGCGGTCGACATCGCAGGCCTACGGGTGGTGCGCGGCGGTCGCCCCGCCGTCGACGACGTCTCGCTGCGGATCGCCGCCGGCACCATCACCGGCCTGCTCGGCCCATCCGGCTGCGGAAAGACAACCCTGATCCGCAGCATCGTCGGCACGCAGATCGTCGCCGCCGGCACGGTCACCGTCCTCGGCCAACCGGCGGGCGCGGCCGCGTTGCGTCACCGCGTCGGATACGTCACCCAGGACCCGACCATCTACGACGACCTCCGCGTCATCGACAACGTGCGCTACTTCGCCGCGCTGTACGGCACCGCGCCCTCAGACGCCGACGACGTCGTCGTCGTGGTCGGACTCGAGGACCACCGAACAGCGCTGTGCCGCAACCTGTCCGGCGGCCAACGAATCCGGGTCTCGTTGGCCTGTGCCCTGGTGGCGCATCCGGATCTGCTGGTGCTCGACGAGCCCACCGTCGGGCTGGACCCCGTCCTGCGGGTCGAGCTGTGGGCACAGTTCCGCGAGATGGCCAGGCGCGGAACGACACTGCTGGTCTCGAGCCATGTCATGGACGAGGCCGATCACTGCGACGAGTTGCTGCTGATGCGCGAGGGCCGCCTCCTCGCGCAGACCACACCGGCCGAACTACGGGAGGACACCGGATGTCAGTCACTGGAGGAAGCGTTTCTGTCCGTCATCAAGCACAGCACCGCAGCCAACGCCGCAACCGGCTGA
- a CDS encoding TlyA family RNA methyltransferase, with amino-acid sequence MTRRARVDAELVRRGLARSRQQAAELIGAGRVSIDGMPAAKPATAVAVTASLTVEGTDERTWVSRGAHKLLGALDAFEIAVEQRRCLDAGASTGGFTEVLLDRGAREVVAADVGYGQLAWVLRTDPRVTVMERTNVRELAADAIGGPVDLVVADLSFISLSTVLPALTACTSPDGDIVPMVKPQFEVGKDRVGAGGVVADPELRADAVLTVARRAAELNWHTVAVVASPLPGPSGNVEYFLHLRARADAPLHGSALERAVHTAVAEGPQ; translated from the coding sequence GTGACGCGGCGGGCGCGAGTGGACGCCGAGCTGGTGCGACGCGGTTTGGCCCGGTCCCGCCAGCAGGCCGCCGAGTTGATCGGCGCGGGCCGGGTGAGCATCGACGGCATGCCGGCCGCCAAGCCGGCCACCGCGGTCGCGGTCACGGCGTCGTTGACGGTCGAGGGCACCGATGAGCGGACCTGGGTGTCGCGGGGTGCGCACAAATTGCTGGGCGCGCTCGACGCCTTCGAGATCGCGGTCGAGCAGCGGCGTTGTCTCGACGCCGGCGCCTCGACCGGTGGTTTCACCGAAGTGCTGCTCGACCGGGGCGCCCGCGAGGTGGTCGCCGCCGATGTCGGCTACGGCCAATTGGCCTGGGTGCTGCGCACCGACCCCCGCGTCACGGTGATGGAACGCACGAATGTGCGCGAATTGGCCGCCGACGCGATCGGCGGGCCCGTCGACCTGGTCGTCGCGGACCTGTCGTTCATCTCGCTGTCCACCGTGCTGCCCGCGCTGACGGCGTGCACGTCACCCGACGGGGATATCGTGCCGATGGTGAAGCCGCAGTTCGAGGTGGGCAAGGACCGGGTCGGTGCCGGCGGCGTCGTCGCCGACCCGGAACTGCGTGCCGACGCCGTGCTGACCGTGGCCCGCCGAGCCGCCGAGTTGAACTGGCACACCGTCGCGGTCGTGGCCAGCCCGCTGCCGGGCCCGTCCGGCAACGTCGAGTACTTCCTGCACCTGCGCGCCCGCGCCGACGCCCCGCTGCACGGGTCGGCACTGGAGCGGGCGGTGCACACCGCCGTCGCGGAGGGACCTCAGTGA
- a CDS encoding ABC transporter permease: MSVTGGSVSVRHQAQHRSQRRNRLSAQAYLATTTRILRQLAGDHRSVAMILVVPSLIITLMYFMFDNAPHPPGGLSPFNTACLIMLGVFPLVVMFLITSITMQRERASGTLERILTTPLRRSDLLAAYGTAFSLAAAAQATLACLVSYVFLGLHTEGSPVLVFTIAIINAILGVGLGLLCSAFARTEFQAVQFMPVVIVPQLLLCGVIVPRAVLPDWLQWISNVLPASYALEALQQVGTHAEPTATVVRDIAVVVGFAVVALCLAAATLRRRTP, from the coding sequence ATGTCAGTCACTGGAGGAAGCGTTTCTGTCCGTCATCAAGCACAGCACCGCAGCCAACGCCGCAACCGGCTGAGCGCCCAGGCCTACCTGGCCACCACCACCCGCATCCTGCGGCAACTGGCGGGCGATCACCGCAGCGTCGCGATGATCCTGGTGGTGCCCAGCCTCATCATCACGCTGATGTACTTCATGTTCGACAACGCGCCGCACCCACCCGGCGGACTGTCACCGTTCAACACCGCGTGCCTGATCATGCTCGGTGTCTTCCCGCTGGTGGTCATGTTCCTGATCACCTCGATCACGATGCAGCGCGAGCGCGCATCCGGCACGCTCGAACGCATCCTCACCACTCCCCTGCGCCGCTCCGACCTGCTCGCGGCCTACGGCACCGCGTTCTCGCTCGCCGCCGCGGCGCAGGCCACCCTCGCCTGCCTGGTGTCCTATGTGTTCCTCGGCCTGCACACCGAGGGCAGCCCGGTACTGGTGTTCACCATCGCGATCATCAACGCAATCCTCGGTGTAGGCCTGGGCCTGCTGTGTAGCGCGTTCGCGCGCACCGAGTTTCAGGCGGTCCAGTTCATGCCCGTGGTAATCGTCCCGCAGCTGCTGCTGTGCGGGGTGATCGTGCCGCGCGCGGTGCTGCCGGATTGGCTGCAGTGGATCAGCAACGTGCTGCCGGCAAGCTACGCTCTGGAGGCGCTGCAGCAGGTCGGCACGCACGCCGAACCCACGGCCACCGTCGTGCGTGACATCGCGGTGGTGGTCGGGTTCGCGGTCGTCGCGCTGTGCCTGGCGGCGGCGACGCTACGACGAAGGACACCCTGA